A region of the Synechococcus sp. PCC 7502 genome:
TTTAAGATTAATCCAAAAGTTCCAGACTGTTACTACGGCGATCGCCAGTAAGTTAGCTGCTAGATAATGAATATGCAGAATATTAAAAAATAAATTTAGTAACAGCACATTTAGCCCCAGTCCAATTAAGCAGACAATATTAAACTTGATAAATCGCTTAGCCTTAAACTTCCATGCAGTTTGGCGTGAGCTTAAGTCTTTAAATGTCCAAGCGTCATTCCACAAGAAATTATTAATAATTGCCACTTCTCCAGCCATAAATTTACTTCTGGTCAGTCCCCATCCTAAAGAAGATGGATCATGCAACAGGTACAGCACTGCCATATCCACAAATACGCCGCTAAAACCCACCAAACCAAATTGGAGAAATCGCCTAAACTCGCCTAGAGAAAAACGTAACCGTAATAGGTGGCTAATATATTCTAGGTATTGCTTCCAGGTTACTTTGCTTGTGCCTTCCTGCCGTTCTTGGAATACATAACCCACCTCCGTAACTTTAGAAATGTCTCCTCGTGCTAGCACCTCAATTAAAATTTTGTAACCAATGGGACTGAGTTGGCGATCGCAAACTGAATGCCGCCGCACCACAAAATATCCACTCATGGGGTCTGAGACTCGACCAATGACTCCGGGTAAAATTACTAAACCCAATAACTGCGCTCCCCGTGACAAAAATCTCCGTACCAAGCTCCAATTGCTCACTCCGCCTGTATCAACATGACGACTGGCAACAGCCAAATCCGCACCACTTTTGATCGCATCTAGTAATTTTATTAATCGTTCTGGGGGATGTTGAAGATCGCCATCAATTACTCCCAAAACTTGCCCTTGGGCATTTTGCCAACCTCGAATTACAGCCGTAGATAGACCTCTTTCACCGATCCGCCGTAAAACCTGAAGTTGGGGATAATCACTGGTCAAAGCTTCAGCCACTTCCCATGTGCGATCGGGACTGTCATCATCTACTACTATTAGCTCGTAATTATTGGGCAAAAATTTATCTAGTAACTCTGTTAAAACTGGTACTAGGTCTTTAATATTCTGAGATTCATTAAAAGTAGGAATTACTAAAGAAAAGTAGAGCGATCGCCCATTCACATTGGATGAATTAGGAATTAGTAAAGAGGAGGATAGATTACTGGACATGGGAGGGTGATTTTTATTGCAGAGCAACCGCCATACGACATTAACTTATTTTTAGACTGGATTGCCTTGACTAGAATTAATTTTGGTTCAACAAACTTGTTCTACTACTTCTACTCACAATTTATCAGAGCCTCAATATCTACAGAGACGATCTTATCCAAATTGCGTGTAATCTTTGCGATCTCCCAATTCCACCAAGCTATTTCAAGTAGCGATTGGATTACTTGATCATCAAAGCGTTGACGGATACACCTAGCTGGATTACCACCAAAAATCGTATAAGGTGGAATATTACTTGCTACTACTGATTTTGCTGCAATGATTGCTCCATCTCCTACCTGTACTCCTGTCATGATTACTGATTCATAACCCATCCACACATCGTTCCCAATGACTGTATTACCTCTGTATGGTAGGTCTTCAGACTGAGGCTCAACTTTTTCCCAACCGTTA
Encoded here:
- a CDS encoding glycosyltransferase; the encoded protein is MSSNLSSSLLIPNSSNVNGRSLYFSLVIPTFNESQNIKDLVPVLTELLDKFLPNNYELIVVDDDSPDRTWEVAEALTSDYPQLQVLRRIGERGLSTAVIRGWQNAQGQVLGVIDGDLQHPPERLIKLLDAIKSGADLAVASRHVDTGGVSNWSLVRRFLSRGAQLLGLVILPGVIGRVSDPMSGYFVVRRHSVCDRQLSPIGYKILIEVLARGDISKVTEVGYVFQERQEGTSKVTWKQYLEYISHLLRLRFSLGEFRRFLQFGLVGFSGVFVDMAVLYLLHDPSSLGWGLTRSKFMAGEVAIINNFLWNDAWTFKDLSSRQTAWKFKAKRFIKFNIVCLIGLGLNVLLLNLFFNILHIHYLAANLLAIAVVTVWNFWINLKLSWRVTDTNE